From Pseudomonas sp. AN-1:
GGCGCGGGGCATCGGGGAGGGGCGGAGGGCGCCGGTGCGGCGCGGCGGGGCCGGGCCGGAAGTGCGACCGCCGGCGCAAGGCCGGCGGTCGTCAGCAGGGCAGGGAGGGATCAGCCGATAGTCATCAGGCTGGCGTTGCCGCCGGCGGCGGCGGTGTTGACGCTCAGGGCGTGCTCGATCAGCAGGCGCTCCAGCGGGATGTCGGTGTCGCCCCGGCCCAGGCCGTTGACGCCGACGATCGCCCCCGGGCGCTTGGCGGCCAGCTGGCAGACCTCGCGCAGCTGGTCGGAGTCGCCGTGGTGGAGGATGGCGTCGAAGCCCAGCTCGCAGGAGGCCCAGTCGCCGACCAGCTGGATGCGCTGCTGGACCGCCAGGGGCAGCTGGGCGAGCAGCTTGCGGCTGGCGGCGTTGTCCGCCCACAGCACGCGACAGCCCACCGCGAGCACGGCGGCCAGCTGGGCGAGCAGGTCGCCCTCGTCGTCGGCCAGGCACAGCACCCGCTCGCGCGGCAGCAGGCTGTAGGTGTTGCGCTCGCCGGTCGGGCCGCTCAGCACCTGGGTCAGGCCGCTCTGCGCCAGGCTGGCGTAGCGCTCGGCCAGCGCGGCGAGTTCGGGCTGCTGCTTGCGCGCCCATTCCAGCAGGGCCGGGAAGGCCGGGCCGCGGGCGTCCGCGCGCTGCCCCTCGCCGTCCTGCAGCTGGCGGCTGACCGCGTCCTGCGGACGGGTGGCGAGCAGGCGGTACAGGTACAGCGGGCCGCCGGCCTTCGGGCCGGTGCCGGACAGGCCCTCGCCGCCGAACGGCTGCACGCCGACCACTGCGCCGACCATGTTGCGGTTGACGTAGAGGTTGCCGACGCGGGCCGAGTCGACCACCTGGGCGATGGTCTCGTCGATGCGGGTGTGCACGCCCAGGGTCAGGCCGTAGCCGCTGGCGTTGATCGAATCGAGCAGGGTGGCCAGCTCGGCGCGAGGGTAGCGCACCACGTGCAGCACCGGGCCGAAGATCTCGCGCTTGAGTTCGTCGAAGCTCTCCAGCTCGATCAGGGTCGGCATCACGAAGGTGCCGCGCCGGATGTCCGCGCCGTTGGCGCGAGACAGCTGGTGCACCTTGCGGCCCTTGTCGCGCATGGCCTGGATGTGCCGCTCGATGTTGGCCTTGGCCTCTTCGTCGATCACCGGACCGATGTCGGTGTCGAGGCGCTCCGGGTTGCCCAGGCTGTACTCGGCCATGGCGCCCTTGAGCATCGCCAGCACGCGGTCGGCGACGTCCTCCTGCACGCACAGCACGCGCAGCGCCGAGCAGCGCTGGCCGGCGCTGTCGAAGGCGGAGGCGATAACGTCGACCACCACCTGCTCGGTGAGCGCCGAGGAGTCGACGATCATGGCGTTCTGTCCGCCGGTCTCGGCGATCAGCGGGATGGTGCGGCCCTGGGCGTCGAGACGGCCGGCGAGGTTGCGCTGGATGATCCCGGCGACCTCGGTGGAGCCGGTGAACATCACCCCGCGGATGCGCTCGTCGGCGATCAGTGCGGCGCCCACGGTCTCGCCGCGGCCCGGCAGCAGCTGCACGGCGCCGGCCGGCACGCCGGCCTCGAGGAGGATGCGCACCGCCTGGGCGGCGATCAGCGGGGTCTGCTCGGCCGGCTTGGCCAGCACGGTGTTGCCGGCGGCCAGCGCCGCGGCCACCTGACCGCTGAAGATCGCCAGCGGGAAGTTCCACGGGCTGATGCACACCACCGGGCCCAGCGGGCGGTGGCTGTCGTTGGAGAAGTGGTTGCGCGCCTGCGCGGCGTAGTAGCGCAGGAAGTCGACCGCCTCGCGCACCTCGGCGATGGCGTTGGCGAAGGTCTTGCCGGACTCGCGGACCAAGAGGCCCATCAGCTGCTGGATCTCGGCCTCCATCTGGTCGGCGGCGCGCTCCAGCACGGCGGCGCGCTCGGCCGGCAGGGTGGACTGCCAGATCTGCCCGCTGGACACCGCGCACAGCACGGCGCTGCGCACGTCCGCCACGCTGGCCTCGAACACCTGGCCGACCACGTCGCGGTGGTCGGCGGGGTTCCTCACCGGCTGCGCCTCGCCGGGCGCCGCGGCGTCGCAGCCGAGCAGCGGCTGGGCGCGGTATTCGTTGTTGACGCTGGCCAGCAGCGCCGAGGACAGCGAGCCGAGACGGTGCTCATTGGCCAGGTCGATGCCGCTGGAGTTGACCCGCGCCTCGCCGTACAGAGTGCGCGGCAGCGGGATGCGCGGATGCGGCAGGCCGAGGGTGCCTTCCTGGGCGGCCATCTGCTCGACCTGCACCACCGGGTCCTCGACCAGGTCCTTCAGCGAGATGCTGTGGTCGGCGATGCGGTTGACGAACGAGGTGTTGGCGCCGTTCTCCAGCAGGCGGCGCACCAGGTAGGCCAGCAGCGTCTCGTGGCTGCCCACCGGCGCGTAGATGCGGCACGGACGGTTCAGCTTGCCGTCGGCGACCTTGCCGACCACCTGCTCGTAGAGCGGCTCGCCCATGCCGTGCAGGCACTGGAACTCGTACTGGCCGGGGTAGTAGTTCTGCCCGGCGAGGTTGTAGATGGCCGCCAGCGAGTGGGCGTTGTGGGTGGCGAACTGCGGGTAGATCGCCTCCGGCACCGCCAGCAGCTTGCGCGCGCAGGCGATGTAGGACAGGTCGGTGTACGGCTTGCGGGTGTACACCGGGAAGCCCTCCAGGCCCTCGACCTGGGCGCGCTTGATCTCGCTGTCCCAGTAGGCGCCCTTGACCAGGCGGATCATCAGGCGGTGGCGGCTGCGCTTGGCCAGGTCGATGACGTAGTCGATCACGTACGGGCAGCGCTTCTGGTAGGCCTGGATGACGAAGCCGATGCCGTTCCAGCCGGCCAGCGACGGCTCGAAGCACAGGCGCTCGAGCAGGTCCAGCGACAGCTCCAGGCGGTCGGCCTCCTCGGCGTCGATGTTGATGCCGATGTCGTACTGCCTGGCCAGCTGGGTCAGACCGAGCAGGGTCGGGTACAGCTCCTCCATCACCCGCTCGTACTGGGCGCGGCTGTAGCGCGGGTGCAGCGCGGACAGCTTGATGGAGATGCCCGGGCCCTCGTAGATGCCGCGGCCGTGGGAGGCCTTGCCGATGGCGTGGATGGCCTGCTCGTAGGACGCCAGGTAGCGCTTGGCGTCCTCCTCGGTCAGCGCCGCCTCGCCGAGCATGTCGTAGGAGTAGCGGAAGCCCTTGGCCTCCAGGCTGGCGGCGTTGGCCAGCGCCTCGGCGATGGTCTCGCCAGTGACGAACTGCTCGCCCATCAGGCGCATGGCCATGTCCACGCCCTTGCGGATCACCGGCTCGCCGCTCTTGCCGATGATGCGGTTCAGGGCGGCGGTCATGCCGCTCTCGGTGTGGGTGGACACCAGCTTGCCGGTGATCAGCAGGCCCCAGCTCGCCGCGTTGACGAACATCGACGGGCTCTGGCCCAGGTGCTGGCTCCAGTTGCCGTTGCTGATCTTGTCGCGGATCAGCGCGTCGCGGGTGGCCTTGTCGGGGATGCGCAGCAGCGCCTCGGCCAGGCACATCAGCGCCACGCCCTCCTGCGAGGACAGCGAGAACTCCTGCAGAAGGCCCTGCACCAGGCCCTGACGACCGCCGGCGCTCTTCTGGTTGCGCAGCTTCTCGGCGAGGTTCAGCGCCAGCTTCTGGCTGGCCTCGGACAGCTCGCGGGGCATGCGCGCCTGCTCGAGGAGCATCGGCACCGCCTCGGTTTCCGGGCGGCGGTAGGCGGCGGTGATCGAGGCGCGCAGCACCGACTGCGGCAGGATGCTCTCGGCGAAGTCGAGGAACACCTGCAGGCCCTGTTCGGTCAGCGCCTCCAGCGGCTCCTCGCCGGCGGCGACGGCGAGGCCGTTGTGCTCGGCCGGGGTCATGCCGCTCTCGATCTGCTCGAGGTAGCTGAAGATCGCCTGCTTGATCAGCCAGTGCGGGGTACGGTCGATGCGCTGGGCGGCCTGCTTGAGGCGTTCGCGGGTGGCTTCGTCGAGTTTGACGCCGAGAGTGGTGGTGGCCATGGCTTGTCCTATATTTGGGTGAAGCGCTGCAAAGCACATGGAAGATTAAACACGAAAAAATGCAAGGTGCAACCCGGTGCAACCTGTAGGCCTTTCAAGGCGACGAGCGTAGTGGTTGGTGGGGTGTGGAGTGTTACTTTTCTGCACTGCGGCGGGGTGAGGCGGGATGAAAATGCTACAAAAAGGAGCAATTTAGGCTTTTCTTCCTCGAATCGGCAAAAAAGTAAAACCTTCTGCCGGAAATTGGTTGCACCTTTCACTGGGCTTTGCCTAGATTATCGTCATCGAGGGTGCAACCCGGTTATCCGGGGTGGCAGTCGAACGAGTTCCAGACCAATAACAACCGCATGGGATCCCCCTCATGAGCATGACCAACCCGACCCTGATCACCTTCGTGATCTACATCGCGGCGATGGTGCTGATCGGTTTCATCGCCTATCGCTCCACCAACAACCTTTCCGACTACATCCTCGGCGGGCGCAGCCTCGGCAGCTTCGTCACCGCGCTGTCCGCCGGCGCCTCCGACATGAGCGGCTGGCTGCTGATGGGCCTGCCCGGCGCGGTCTACCTGTCCGGCCTGTCGGAGAGCTGGATCGCCATCGGCCTGATCGTCGGCGCCTACCTCAACTGGCTGTTCGTCGCCGGCCGCCTGCGCGTGCAGACCGAGCACAACGGCAACGCCCTGACCCTGCCGGACTACTTCACCAACCGCTTCGAGGACAACAGCCGCGTGCTGCGCATCTTCTCCGCGGTGGTGATCCTGGTGTTCTTCACCATCTACTGCGCCTCCGGCGTGGTCGCCGGCGCGCGCCTGTTCGAGAGCACCTTCGGCATCTCCTACGAGACCGCGCTGTGGGCCGGCGCCGCCGCCACCATCGCCTACACCTTCGTCGGCGGCTTCCTCGCGGTGAGCTGGACCGACACCGTGCAGGCCAGCCTGATGATCTTCGCGCTGATCCTCACCCCGATCATCGTCATGGTCGCCACCGGCGGCATCGATCCGACCTTCGCCGCCATCGAGCTGAAGGACGCCACCAGCTTCGACATGCTCAAGGGCGCCAGCTTCATCGGCGTGATCTCGCTGATGGCCTGGGGCCTGGGCTATTTCGGCCAGCCGCACATCCTGGCGCGCTTCATGGCTGCCGACTCGGTCAAGTCGATCCCCAACGCCCGCCGCATCTCCATGGCCTGGATGATCTTCTGCCTGGCCGGCGCGGTGGCCGTGGGCTTCTTCGGCATCGCCTACTTCTCCGCCCATCCGGAGCTGGGCGTGGCGGTCAACGAGAACCCCGAGCGCGTGTTCATCGAACTGGCGAAGATCCTGTTCAACCCGTGGGTCGCCGGCGTGCTGCTCTCCGCCATCCTCGCCGCGGTGATGTCGACCCTCAGCTGCCAGCTGCTGGTCTGCTCCAGTGCCCTGACCGAGGACTTCTACAAGGCCTTCTTCCGCAAGGGCGCCAGCCAGACCGAGCTGGTCTGGGTCGGCCGCGCCATGGTGCTGCTGGTCGCGGTGATCGCCATCGCCATCGCCTCCAACCCGGAGAGCAAGGTGCTCGGCCTGGTGTCCTACGCCTGGGCCGGCTTCGGCGCCGCCTTCGGCCCGGTGGTGATCTTCTCCCTGCTGTGGAAGGGCATGACCCGCAACGGCGCGCTGGCCGGCATGCTGCTCGGCGCGGTGACCGTGGTGCTGTGGAAGAACTTCTTCGGCTGGACCGGCCTGTACGAGATCATCCCGGGCTTCATCCTCTGCACCCTGGGCATCCTGATCTTCAGCCGCATCGGCAGCGCGCCGTCGGCCGCCATGCTCAAGCGCTTCGACGAGGCCGAGAAGGAATACCGCGACGCCCACATCTGATTAGCTAGCGGACCCGGTCGCTCCCCTCAGTGCGGCCGGAACCGTCAACCAGGCACGGACCCTGTCCGTGTTTTCAGCCCGCGTTATGGCAGACGCGGGCTTTTTTTATTCGCCGCCAGGCCCCTGCGCTATGCTGCGCGGCTCCTTTCCTCTGCACGGGCCGACCATGACCGACACCCCGAAGAATCCGCTGCACGGCGTCACCCTCGAAGCCCTGCTCACCGAACTGGTGGCGCACTACGGCTGGGACGGTCTCGCCCAGCGCATCGACATCCGCTGCTTCAAGGCCAATCCCAGCATCAAGTCGAGCCTGACCTTCCTGCGCCGCACGCCCTGGGCGCGGGAGAAGG
This genomic window contains:
- the putA gene encoding trifunctional transcriptional regulator/proline dehydrogenase/L-glutamate gamma-semialdehyde dehydrogenase; the encoded protein is MATTTLGVKLDEATRERLKQAAQRIDRTPHWLIKQAIFSYLEQIESGMTPAEHNGLAVAAGEEPLEALTEQGLQVFLDFAESILPQSVLRASITAAYRRPETEAVPMLLEQARMPRELSEASQKLALNLAEKLRNQKSAGGRQGLVQGLLQEFSLSSQEGVALMCLAEALLRIPDKATRDALIRDKISNGNWSQHLGQSPSMFVNAASWGLLITGKLVSTHTESGMTAALNRIIGKSGEPVIRKGVDMAMRLMGEQFVTGETIAEALANAASLEAKGFRYSYDMLGEAALTEEDAKRYLASYEQAIHAIGKASHGRGIYEGPGISIKLSALHPRYSRAQYERVMEELYPTLLGLTQLARQYDIGINIDAEEADRLELSLDLLERLCFEPSLAGWNGIGFVIQAYQKRCPYVIDYVIDLAKRSRHRLMIRLVKGAYWDSEIKRAQVEGLEGFPVYTRKPYTDLSYIACARKLLAVPEAIYPQFATHNAHSLAAIYNLAGQNYYPGQYEFQCLHGMGEPLYEQVVGKVADGKLNRPCRIYAPVGSHETLLAYLVRRLLENGANTSFVNRIADHSISLKDLVEDPVVQVEQMAAQEGTLGLPHPRIPLPRTLYGEARVNSSGIDLANEHRLGSLSSALLASVNNEYRAQPLLGCDAAAPGEAQPVRNPADHRDVVGQVFEASVADVRSAVLCAVSSGQIWQSTLPAERAAVLERAADQMEAEIQQLMGLLVRESGKTFANAIAEVREAVDFLRYYAAQARNHFSNDSHRPLGPVVCISPWNFPLAIFSGQVAAALAAGNTVLAKPAEQTPLIAAQAVRILLEAGVPAGAVQLLPGRGETVGAALIADERIRGVMFTGSTEVAGIIQRNLAGRLDAQGRTIPLIAETGGQNAMIVDSSALTEQVVVDVIASAFDSAGQRCSALRVLCVQEDVADRVLAMLKGAMAEYSLGNPERLDTDIGPVIDEEAKANIERHIQAMRDKGRKVHQLSRANGADIRRGTFVMPTLIELESFDELKREIFGPVLHVVRYPRAELATLLDSINASGYGLTLGVHTRIDETIAQVVDSARVGNLYVNRNMVGAVVGVQPFGGEGLSGTGPKAGGPLYLYRLLATRPQDAVSRQLQDGEGQRADARGPAFPALLEWARKQQPELAALAERYASLAQSGLTQVLSGPTGERNTYSLLPRERVLCLADDEGDLLAQLAAVLAVGCRVLWADNAASRKLLAQLPLAVQQRIQLVGDWASCELGFDAILHHGDSDQLREVCQLAAKRPGAIVGVNGLGRGDTDIPLERLLIEHALSVNTAAAGGNASLMTIG
- a CDS encoding VF530 family protein; its protein translation is MTDTPKNPLHGVTLEALLTELVAHYGWDGLAQRIDIRCFKANPSIKSSLTFLRRTPWAREKVEALYVRLPREKR
- the putP gene encoding sodium/proline symporter PutP, whose protein sequence is MSMTNPTLITFVIYIAAMVLIGFIAYRSTNNLSDYILGGRSLGSFVTALSAGASDMSGWLLMGLPGAVYLSGLSESWIAIGLIVGAYLNWLFVAGRLRVQTEHNGNALTLPDYFTNRFEDNSRVLRIFSAVVILVFFTIYCASGVVAGARLFESTFGISYETALWAGAAATIAYTFVGGFLAVSWTDTVQASLMIFALILTPIIVMVATGGIDPTFAAIELKDATSFDMLKGASFIGVISLMAWGLGYFGQPHILARFMAADSVKSIPNARRISMAWMIFCLAGAVAVGFFGIAYFSAHPELGVAVNENPERVFIELAKILFNPWVAGVLLSAILAAVMSTLSCQLLVCSSALTEDFYKAFFRKGASQTELVWVGRAMVLLVAVIAIAIASNPESKVLGLVSYAWAGFGAAFGPVVIFSLLWKGMTRNGALAGMLLGAVTVVLWKNFFGWTGLYEIIPGFILCTLGILIFSRIGSAPSAAMLKRFDEAEKEYRDAHI